The Agromyces sp. LHK192 genome includes a window with the following:
- a CDS encoding FAD-binding oxidoreductase: protein MTRTPAPRASWHVATVIDTREETPSSRRITFDVPTWPGNDAGSHVDIRLTAPDGYQATRSYSLASSGEGTRVVLAVAEVPGGEVSPFLVQDLRVGDQAELHGPLGAFFVWRPSVEPGRPVQLIGGGSGVVPLIAMAQAHATAADATPFRLLYSVRTPDDVFFAGELRDLAAADAATPMEVDYVFTRRAPDHAQRPVGRVTPELLAELVWPPDVEPRIFVCGPTAYVEAVAHALVAAGHRPASIRTERFGGT from the coding sequence GTGACCCGGACGCCCGCACCCCGGGCATCCTGGCACGTCGCGACGGTGATCGACACCCGCGAGGAGACGCCGAGTTCGCGCCGAATCACCTTCGACGTGCCGACCTGGCCGGGCAACGACGCGGGGTCGCACGTCGACATCAGGCTCACCGCACCCGACGGATACCAGGCGACCCGCTCGTACTCCCTGGCCTCGTCGGGCGAGGGCACCCGGGTCGTGCTCGCGGTCGCCGAGGTGCCGGGCGGCGAGGTGTCGCCGTTCCTCGTCCAGGATCTCCGTGTCGGCGATCAGGCGGAACTGCACGGCCCGCTCGGTGCGTTCTTCGTCTGGCGGCCGTCCGTCGAGCCGGGCCGCCCGGTGCAGCTCATCGGCGGCGGATCGGGAGTGGTGCCGCTGATCGCGATGGCGCAGGCCCACGCGACCGCAGCGGATGCCACGCCCTTCCGCCTCCTCTATTCGGTGCGCACCCCCGACGACGTCTTCTTCGCCGGAGAGCTCCGCGACCTTGCCGCGGCCGATGCGGCGACCCCGATGGAGGTCGACTACGTGTTCACCCGGCGCGCACCCGACCACGCGCAGCGCCCCGTCGGACGGGTCACTCCCGAGCTGCTCGCCGAACTCGTCTGGCCGCCCGACGTCGAGCCTCGCATATTCGTCTGCGGGCCCACCGCCTACGTCGAGGCGGTCGCGCACGCGCTGGTCGCCGCCGGTCACCGACCCGCTTCGATCCGTACCGAACGATTCGGAGGCACGTGA
- a CDS encoding DUF6510 family protein, translating into MQHLDGNALAGDLAEVFDGDLTALAGSCAHCGTRSCLATLIVYRTAMGSVGRCPACGDVLLVLAAHAGATRVDLSGIHGLETSDRGTDG; encoded by the coding sequence ATGCAGCACCTCGACGGCAACGCGCTCGCCGGCGACCTCGCCGAGGTGTTCGACGGCGACCTCACCGCACTGGCCGGTTCGTGCGCGCACTGCGGCACCCGCTCGTGCCTCGCCACGCTGATCGTCTACCGCACCGCGATGGGGTCGGTCGGTCGGTGCCCGGCCTGCGGCGACGTGCTCCTCGTGCTCGCGGCACACGCCGGGGCGACCCGTGTCGATCTCAGCGGGATCCACGGGCTCGAGACATCCGACCGGGGAACCGACGGGTGA
- a CDS encoding NUDIX hydrolase, whose amino-acid sequence MDIRIAAYGVIIDGDDRILLSHWNEHGRSGWSLPGGGIEGGEHPVEGAKREIREETGYEASIDRLLGIDTMVVPAARRHRGAAPLYAMRVVYRATVTGGELRNEVGGSSDEARWFALDEVANLKRVGLVDIALRLNSAEPADGVPPAR is encoded by the coding sequence ATGGACATCCGCATCGCCGCGTACGGCGTCATCATCGACGGCGACGACCGAATCCTGCTCTCGCATTGGAACGAGCACGGCCGATCGGGCTGGTCTCTTCCCGGCGGGGGCATCGAGGGCGGCGAGCACCCGGTGGAGGGGGCGAAGCGCGAGATCCGCGAGGAGACGGGGTACGAGGCATCCATCGACCGGCTGCTCGGAATCGACACGATGGTCGTGCCGGCGGCCCGGCGGCATCGCGGAGCGGCTCCGCTCTACGCGATGCGGGTGGTCTATCGGGCGACCGTCACGGGCGGCGAGTTGCGCAACGAGGTCGGCGGTTCGAGCGACGAGGCGAGGTGGTTCGCACTGGACGAGGTGGCGAACCTGAAGCGGGTCGGCTTGGTCGACATTGCTTTGCGCCTGAACTCGGCGGAGCCCGCCGACGGCGTGCCTCCCGCTCGCTGA
- a CDS encoding peptidylprolyl isomerase encodes MPIPTAVATLHTNHGPIEVELYGNHAPKTVRNFVGLATGEIEWTHPATGAKTTDPLYDGVIFHRIIPGFMIQGGDPLGQGVGGPGYQFDDEINPELDFTEPYVLAMANAGPDRVTGGGTNGSQFFITVGPTTWLQGKHTIFGKVTDASSQAVVDRLAAVPTDGRDKPLDDIVIERVTVESR; translated from the coding sequence ATGCCGATTCCCACCGCAGTCGCGACGCTCCACACCAACCACGGCCCCATCGAGGTCGAGCTCTACGGCAACCACGCCCCGAAGACCGTCAGGAACTTCGTCGGCCTCGCCACGGGCGAGATCGAGTGGACCCACCCCGCCACCGGCGCGAAGACGACCGACCCGCTCTACGACGGGGTCATCTTCCACCGCATCATCCCGGGCTTCATGATCCAGGGCGGCGACCCGCTCGGACAGGGCGTCGGGGGCCCCGGCTACCAGTTCGACGACGAGATCAACCCCGAGCTCGACTTCACCGAGCCCTATGTGCTCGCGATGGCGAACGCCGGCCCCGACCGCGTCACCGGCGGCGGCACCAACGGCTCGCAGTTCTTCATCACGGTCGGCCCGACGACGTGGCTGCAGGGCAAGCACACCATCTTCGGCAAGGTCACGGATGCCTCGAGCCAGGCGGTCGTCGACCGCCTCGCGGCCGTTCCGACCGACGGCCGTGACAAGCCGCTCGACGACATCGTCATCGAGCGCGTCACCGTCGAGTCCCGCTGA
- a CDS encoding rhomboid family intramembrane serine protease has translation MREQRANAPKTKPAVLTRMRSATGRGAPVVTYSLIGVTIAVFLLQLIPGLAVTERLLYAGVYSLPFNFEPWRMITSMFVHSTGLIFHVLLNMYTLWIFGQLLEGLLGRWRFLALYLIAGLGGSVAVLWLSDPRTGVVGASGAIFGLMGAFLVIQRRLGGDTTQLLVLLGINLVIGFVPGWNIAWQAHLGGLVVGALIGLIFVETRKRNQQGLQVGLLIGLTVVLLILSLRFFVFPLV, from the coding sequence ATGAGGGAGCAGCGGGCGAACGCTCCCAAGACCAAGCCGGCGGTGCTCACCCGCATGCGGTCGGCGACCGGGCGCGGCGCGCCCGTCGTCACGTACTCGCTCATCGGGGTCACGATCGCGGTGTTCCTGCTGCAACTGATCCCTGGCCTGGCCGTGACGGAGCGCCTGCTCTACGCGGGCGTCTACTCGCTGCCGTTCAACTTCGAGCCGTGGCGCATGATCACGTCGATGTTCGTGCACTCGACGGGCCTGATCTTCCATGTCCTGCTCAACATGTACACGCTGTGGATCTTCGGGCAACTGCTCGAGGGCCTGCTCGGACGCTGGCGGTTCCTCGCGCTGTACCTGATCGCCGGTCTCGGCGGTTCGGTCGCGGTGCTCTGGCTCAGCGATCCGCGCACGGGCGTGGTCGGGGCATCCGGTGCCATTTTCGGCCTGATGGGCGCGTTCCTCGTGATCCAGCGGCGGCTCGGGGGCGACACCACGCAGCTTCTCGTGCTCCTCGGCATCAACCTCGTGATCGGCTTCGTGCCCGGATGGAACATCGCCTGGCAGGCGCACCTCGGCGGCCTCGTCGTCGGTGCGCTCATCGGGCTCATCTTCGTCGAGACCCGGAAGCGCAACCAGCAGGGATTGCAGGTCGGCCTGCTCATCGGCCTGACGGTCGTACTGCTCATCCTGAGCCTGCGGTTCTTCGTGTTCCCGCTGGTGTGA
- a CDS encoding cell division protein CrgA, producing MARTKSPKPARAEVAPGEEAPNPVWFKPVMFGFMLIGLAWIIVFYVSGGAFPIPDLGSWNILIGFGIAFIGFLMTTRWRS from the coding sequence ATGGCACGAACCAAGTCCCCGAAGCCCGCGCGCGCGGAGGTCGCTCCCGGCGAAGAAGCCCCGAACCCCGTCTGGTTCAAGCCGGTCATGTTCGGATTCATGCTGATCGGACTCGCCTGGATCATCGTCTTCTACGTCTCGGGTGGTGCGTTCCCGATCCCCGACCTCGGATCGTGGAACATCCTCATCGGCTTCGGCATCGCGTTCATCGGGTTCCTGATGACGACGCGCTGGCGTTCCTGA
- a CDS encoding class E sortase: MSEPHPESRRARRTAGSAADPVADRAPARSPGLTVVGVFGELLLTAGVLILLFLGWQLWWNDAIMAGQQSEAATESFQTFADQDRAARDPGAETPPPVDPGEPVVDTTAYADGETFAVMYVPRFDTPETFDSVRNIAVGTGLNVLNSYSQGVGHYPGTAMPGAVGNFAIAAHRSAYGGGMHEIEQLQLGDAIYIQTKDGWYTYRFRDFEYVTPDTVDVLAPVPHHPELTPTDRIITLTSCNPLYSTAERIIAYGVLESWQPGAATPPAEIAAAVASWES; this comes from the coding sequence ATGTCCGAGCCGCACCCCGAGTCCCGCCGTGCGCGCCGCACCGCGGGGTCGGCCGCGGATCCCGTCGCCGACCGGGCCCCGGCCCGCAGCCCGGGCCTGACCGTCGTCGGGGTGTTCGGCGAACTGCTCCTCACCGCCGGCGTGCTGATCCTGCTCTTCCTCGGCTGGCAGCTCTGGTGGAACGACGCGATCATGGCCGGCCAGCAGTCGGAGGCCGCGACCGAGTCCTTCCAGACGTTCGCCGACCAGGACCGGGCCGCACGCGATCCGGGAGCGGAGACCCCCCCGCCGGTCGACCCGGGCGAACCCGTCGTCGACACGACGGCGTACGCCGACGGCGAGACCTTCGCCGTGATGTACGTCCCGCGGTTCGACACCCCGGAGACGTTCGACTCGGTGCGCAACATCGCGGTGGGAACCGGCCTGAACGTGCTCAACAGCTACTCGCAGGGCGTCGGCCACTACCCGGGAACGGCGATGCCCGGCGCCGTCGGGAACTTCGCGATCGCGGCGCACCGCAGCGCCTACGGCGGCGGGATGCACGAGATCGAGCAGTTGCAGCTCGGCGATGCGATCTACATCCAGACGAAGGACGGCTGGTACACCTACCGGTTCCGCGACTTCGAGTACGTCACCCCCGACACCGTCGACGTGCTCGCGCCGGTACCGCACCACCCCGAACTGACGCCGACGGACCGCATCATCACGCTGACCAGCTGCAACCCGCTGTACTCGACGGCGGAGCGCATCATCGCGTACGGCGTGCTCGAGTCGTGGCAGCCTGGCGCCGCCACTCCGCCGGCCGAGATCGCCGCCGCCGTCGCGAGCTGGGAGAGCTGA
- a CDS encoding aminodeoxychorismate/anthranilate synthase component II: protein MTRILVIDNYDSFVYTLNGYLQELGADTDVVRNDAFDASEVAARAAAYDGVLVSPGPGKPSDAGVSIPAVEAALASGQPLLGVCLGHQAIAEAFGAVVTNAEELMHGKTSQIEHDASSFYEGVPQPFTATRYHSLAVVDGTVPDELVVTSRTAGGVIMGLRHVDAPIFGVQFHPESVLTQGGYRMLGNWLAEVGLPGVRERAATLSPLVRATA, encoded by the coding sequence ATGACCAGGATCCTCGTCATCGACAACTACGACAGCTTCGTCTACACGCTGAACGGCTACCTCCAGGAGCTCGGGGCGGACACCGACGTGGTCCGCAACGACGCGTTCGACGCCTCCGAGGTGGCGGCCCGCGCGGCGGCGTACGACGGGGTGCTCGTCTCACCCGGGCCGGGGAAGCCGTCCGACGCCGGGGTCTCGATCCCGGCCGTGGAGGCGGCACTCGCGAGCGGGCAGCCGCTGCTCGGGGTGTGCCTCGGCCACCAGGCGATCGCCGAGGCGTTCGGCGCGGTGGTGACGAACGCCGAGGAGCTGATGCACGGCAAGACCTCGCAGATCGAGCATGACGCCAGCTCCTTCTACGAGGGCGTCCCGCAGCCGTTCACGGCGACCCGGTACCACTCGCTCGCCGTCGTCGACGGGACGGTTCCCGACGAACTCGTCGTCACCAGCCGCACCGCAGGCGGCGTGATCATGGGCCTGCGGCACGTGGACGCCCCGATCTTCGGCGTGCAGTTCCACCCCGAGTCCGTGCTCACGCAGGGCGGCTACCGGATGCTCGGGAACTGGCTCGCCGAAGTCGGACTGCCGGGCGTGCGCGAGCGCGCGGCGACCCTCAGCCCGTTGGTGCGCGCAACGGCCTGA
- the pknB gene encoding Stk1 family PASTA domain-containing Ser/Thr kinase — protein MTVTDDGRVLAGRYRVGALIGRGGMSDVHVGTDTRLGRQVAIKLLKPQLATDPAFRMRFRQEAQSAARMAHPTIVRVFDAGEETVVDASGHEVQLPFIIMEFVEGRLLKDVISDGPLEAQAAVRVIDGVLTALEYSHRAGVVHRDIKPGNIMITTTGQVKVMDFGIARAVSDSATTVAQTTAILGTAAYFSPEQAKGETVDARTDLYSTGVVLFEMLTGRPPFRGDTPVAVAYQHVSERPAKPSSINPRVSPALDVVVLRALAKDRTQRYQTAAEFRADVETAAAGRVPVHQQARGAEALFGSNQTGAVPLSTTELALRQLSEDDSMSRTQRRPPAIWIWSGIVAVLVIVIAVMYWAFNLQPSDELPSNVREVPTLTGASYEEAVDQLQQLTLPATRVDRSDDTIPAGQVIGTDPPAGEKVPTATPITVFVSTGKVPVAIPSVVNMSLDQAKQALTDAGLTPGAETRESSATIPGNTVIRTDPAEGSTVETGSTVNLTVSSGNVTLPDLTGQTLAAASDYLGTDELQLTPAPKPDPSCPAADGSPVTRQSPAPGEVPQRSTVELTYCAGAASGAPAPTGAPNANG, from the coding sequence ATGACCGTGACTGATGATGGACGTGTGCTCGCGGGTCGGTACCGCGTCGGCGCCCTCATCGGGCGCGGCGGCATGTCCGACGTGCACGTCGGGACGGACACCCGCCTCGGTCGCCAGGTCGCGATCAAGCTCCTGAAGCCGCAACTCGCGACCGACCCGGCATTCCGGATGCGCTTCCGGCAGGAGGCGCAGTCGGCGGCGAGGATGGCGCACCCGACGATCGTCCGCGTGTTCGACGCGGGCGAGGAGACCGTGGTCGACGCATCCGGCCACGAGGTCCAGCTGCCGTTCATCATCATGGAGTTCGTCGAGGGCCGGCTGCTCAAGGATGTCATCAGCGATGGTCCGCTCGAAGCGCAGGCGGCCGTCCGCGTCATCGACGGCGTGCTCACCGCACTCGAGTACTCGCACCGCGCCGGCGTCGTGCACCGCGATATCAAACCGGGCAACATCATGATCACGACCACCGGGCAGGTCAAGGTCATGGACTTCGGCATCGCGCGTGCGGTGTCGGACTCGGCGACCACCGTCGCGCAGACCACGGCGATCCTCGGCACGGCCGCGTACTTCTCGCCCGAGCAGGCGAAGGGCGAGACGGTCGATGCCCGCACCGACCTGTACTCGACCGGCGTCGTGCTCTTCGAGATGCTGACGGGCCGCCCGCCGTTCCGCGGTGACACCCCGGTCGCGGTCGCCTACCAGCACGTCAGCGAGCGACCCGCCAAGCCCAGTTCGATCAACCCGCGGGTCTCGCCGGCGCTCGACGTCGTAGTGCTGCGCGCCCTCGCGAAGGACCGCACGCAGCGGTACCAGACCGCCGCGGAGTTCCGCGCGGACGTCGAGACGGCGGCGGCCGGCCGCGTCCCGGTCCATCAGCAGGCCCGAGGCGCGGAGGCGCTGTTCGGCTCCAACCAGACCGGCGCGGTGCCGTTGTCCACGACGGAGCTCGCCCTTCGCCAACTCAGCGAGGACGACTCGATGTCGCGCACGCAGCGGCGGCCACCGGCGATCTGGATCTGGTCCGGCATCGTCGCGGTGCTCGTCATCGTCATCGCCGTCATGTACTGGGCGTTCAACCTCCAGCCGAGCGACGAACTGCCGTCGAACGTCCGAGAGGTCCCGACGCTCACCGGCGCCTCGTATGAGGAAGCCGTCGACCAACTGCAGCAATTGACCCTCCCGGCCACGCGTGTCGACCGCTCGGACGACACGATCCCGGCCGGGCAGGTGATCGGCACCGACCCGCCGGCCGGCGAGAAGGTGCCCACGGCGACGCCGATCACCGTGTTCGTGTCGACCGGGAAGGTGCCGGTGGCGATCCCCTCGGTCGTGAACATGAGTCTCGACCAGGCGAAGCAGGCGCTGACGGATGCCGGGCTCACGCCGGGTGCCGAGACCCGGGAGTCCTCTGCCACGATCCCGGGGAACACGGTCATCCGCACCGACCCGGCCGAGGGCTCGACGGTCGAGACGGGTTCGACGGTGAACCTGACGGTCTCGAGCGGCAACGTCACACTGCCCGATCTCACCGGGCAGACCTTGGCCGCGGCTTCGGACTACCTCGGCACCGATGAGCTCCAACTCACACCGGCACCGAAGCCCGATCCCTCCTGCCCGGCCGCGGACGGCTCACCCGTCACTCGACAGTCGCCGGCTCCGGGCGAGGTGCCCCAGCGGTCGACCGTCGAGCTCACGTACTGCGCGGGAGCGGCATCGGGTGCGCCGGCGCCGACCGGCGCCCCGAACGCGAACGGCTGA
- a CDS encoding serine/threonine-protein kinase: MRPSAGLTFGGRYELQSRIAIGGMGEVWQATDLVIGRQVAIKILKDEYLGDPGFLERFRAEARHAALVNHEGIANVFDYGEEDGSAYLVMELVPGEALSTILEREHVLSTDKVLDIVAQTAAALQAAHAAGLVHRDIKPGNLLITPDGRVKITDFGIARIADQVPLTATGQVMGTVQYLSPEQASGHPASPTTDIYSLGIVAYECLAGRRPFTGESQVAIAMAQINETPPDLPVTVSEPVRNLVYACIAKNPADRPQSAAHLARAAQALRRGDVHGAAAAVPAVLGAAGATAATMLMPQQGATAATTVLPATAPTPEDETEETEEKKRSPWTWPLIILIAILAIVLIGTLIAVFANQGRDTPPSTTSGPPSTSAAAPSTSTPPPTTEAPQAVQVDRDAYLGMNVDEAAAAIEALGLPTSRVEGGRATDPGQTNTVTDVNPSGPVQPGTTITLTYLAAPEDPAAPTGGPTINGATDTDVEPSQKLTLSWPQQSCPSGQTLSGYTITITSGGTFDSFGNGTQANVSAGQTSTPITVTGAAGSQLSVNFVYYCGQVSSATSPTSNFPIVAP; the protein is encoded by the coding sequence ATGAGACCGAGTGCTGGGCTCACCTTCGGTGGACGGTACGAGCTGCAATCCCGGATCGCCATCGGCGGTATGGGCGAGGTGTGGCAGGCCACCGACCTCGTCATCGGGCGACAGGTCGCCATCAAGATCCTCAAGGACGAGTACCTCGGCGATCCCGGCTTCCTCGAGCGGTTCCGCGCCGAGGCCCGTCACGCCGCACTCGTCAACCACGAGGGCATCGCCAACGTCTTCGACTACGGCGAGGAGGACGGCAGCGCGTACCTCGTCATGGAGCTCGTCCCGGGCGAGGCCCTCTCGACCATCCTCGAGCGCGAGCACGTGCTGTCGACCGACAAGGTGCTCGACATCGTGGCGCAGACCGCCGCCGCCCTCCAGGCCGCGCACGCGGCCGGCCTGGTGCACCGCGACATCAAGCCCGGCAACCTGCTCATCACGCCCGACGGCCGGGTGAAGATCACCGACTTCGGCATCGCCCGCATCGCCGACCAGGTGCCGCTCACCGCGACCGGCCAGGTCATGGGCACCGTCCAGTACCTTTCGCCCGAGCAGGCCTCCGGCCACCCGGCATCGCCGACGACCGACATCTACTCCCTCGGCATCGTCGCGTACGAGTGCCTGGCCGGTCGTCGCCCGTTCACGGGCGAGTCGCAGGTCGCGATCGCGATGGCGCAGATCAACGAGACCCCGCCCGACCTGCCGGTGACGGTCTCGGAGCCGGTCCGCAACCTCGTCTACGCGTGCATCGCCAAGAACCCGGCCGACCGTCCGCAGTCCGCGGCGCACCTCGCGCGCGCAGCGCAGGCCCTCCGCCGTGGCGATGTGCACGGTGCCGCCGCCGCGGTGCCCGCAGTGCTTGGCGCCGCGGGTGCGACCGCCGCGACGATGCTCATGCCGCAGCAGGGCGCGACCGCGGCCACGACGGTGCTCCCGGCGACCGCTCCGACTCCCGAGGACGAGACCGAGGAGACCGAGGAGAAGAAGCGGAGCCCCTGGACGTGGCCGCTCATCATCCTCATCGCGATCCTCGCGATCGTGCTCATCGGCACGCTCATCGCGGTGTTCGCCAATCAGGGGCGTGACACTCCGCCGTCGACGACGAGCGGGCCGCCGAGCACGTCGGCGGCTGCGCCCAGTACCTCGACGCCGCCGCCGACCACCGAGGCACCCCAGGCGGTGCAGGTCGACCGCGACGCCTACCTCGGCATGAACGTCGACGAGGCCGCCGCGGCGATCGAGGCGCTCGGCCTCCCGACGAGCCGCGTCGAGGGTGGGCGTGCGACCGACCCCGGACAGACGAACACCGTCACCGACGTGAACCCGTCCGGGCCGGTGCAACCGGGCACGACGATCACGCTCACCTACCTCGCGGCGCCCGAGGACCCGGCGGCCCCGACCGGCGGGCCGACCATCAACGGCGCCACGGACACGGATGTCGAGCCCAGCCAGAAGCTCACGCTCTCGTGGCCGCAGCAGTCGTGCCCATCCGGGCAGACGCTCAGCGGCTACACCATCACGATCACGAGCGGCGGCACGTTCGACAGCTTCGGCAACGGCACGCAGGCGAACGTCTCTGCCGGTCAGACGAGCACCCCGATCACGGTGACCGGCGCCGCCGGCTCGCAGTTGAGCGTCAATTTCGTCTACTACTGCGGTCAGGTGAGCTCGGCGACGTCGCCGACGTCGAACTTCCCGATCGTCGCGCCGTGA
- a CDS encoding penicillin-binding protein 2: MNRELKRVTIVVLVMFLTLFGASSVIQVAQASNLAADPRNSRTLYESYSVERGPILVAGSPVAFSQPSDDDYKFQRVYANGPLYAPVTGFIPINGEPTGLERSLNSYLSGQSSTQFFDQLNRLISGQDPMGASVEVAIDPVAQQAAWDALGDYTGAVIVTEPATGRVLAMVTKPTYDPNALAVHDGDAVEATYQTLVDDPMDPLFNRATGGDMNPPGSVFKLVVTAAALESGRYTPDSTFPNPGTYTLPGSSSVVRNSGGGTCGGGAEVTLATALRLSCNIPFAELGVELGDTAIREQAEKFGFNSEFLIPTETAVSVYPRGLDDAQTALSAFGQGEVRATPLQMAMVSAAIANGGIVMNPNLVDAITAPDFRPIEEFEASEFRRAISEQTASTMTEMMVNGVENGAASNARIDGVSVAGKTGTAENGEDDPYTLWFTGFAPADDPQYAITVLVEDGGGLGQEGYGNLIAAPIAQQVLEAVLNK; the protein is encoded by the coding sequence ATGAATCGCGAGCTCAAGCGGGTCACGATCGTCGTGCTCGTGATGTTCCTGACGCTCTTCGGCGCGTCATCCGTCATCCAGGTCGCACAGGCGTCCAACCTGGCGGCGGATCCCCGGAACTCGAGGACCCTGTACGAGAGCTACTCCGTCGAGCGCGGGCCGATCCTCGTCGCCGGGTCGCCCGTCGCGTTCTCGCAGCCGTCCGATGACGACTACAAGTTCCAGCGGGTGTACGCGAACGGTCCGCTGTACGCCCCGGTCACCGGATTCATCCCGATCAACGGCGAGCCGACGGGCCTGGAGCGCTCGCTGAACTCCTACCTCTCGGGGCAGTCGTCGACGCAGTTCTTCGACCAGCTCAACCGCCTGATCTCCGGGCAGGACCCGATGGGCGCATCCGTCGAGGTCGCGATCGACCCGGTCGCGCAGCAGGCCGCGTGGGACGCGCTCGGCGACTACACCGGCGCGGTCATCGTCACCGAGCCGGCGACCGGCCGCGTGCTCGCGATGGTGACCAAGCCGACCTACGACCCGAACGCCCTCGCGGTGCACGACGGCGACGCGGTCGAGGCGACGTACCAGACGCTCGTCGACGACCCGATGGATCCCCTCTTCAACCGGGCCACGGGCGGCGACATGAACCCGCCCGGCTCGGTGTTCAAGCTCGTCGTCACGGCGGCCGCGCTCGAGTCCGGCCGGTACACGCCCGACAGCACGTTCCCGAACCCGGGCACCTACACGCTGCCCGGCAGCTCGTCGGTCGTGCGGAACTCGGGCGGCGGGACGTGCGGCGGCGGCGCCGAGGTGACGCTCGCGACGGCGCTGCGACTCTCGTGCAACATCCCGTTCGCCGAGCTCGGCGTCGAACTCGGCGACACCGCGATCCGCGAGCAGGCCGAGAAGTTCGGCTTCAACTCCGAGTTCCTCATTCCTACCGAGACGGCGGTCAGCGTCTACCCCCGCGGGCTCGACGACGCGCAGACCGCGCTGTCCGCGTTCGGCCAGGGCGAGGTGCGCGCGACCCCGCTCCAGATGGCGATGGTCTCGGCCGCGATCGCGAACGGGGGCATCGTGATGAACCCGAACCTGGTCGACGCGATCACGGCCCCCGACTTCCGTCCGATCGAGGAGTTCGAGGCCTCGGAGTTCCGTCGCGCGATCAGCGAGCAGACGGCCTCCACGATGACCGAGATGATGGTGAACGGCGTCGAGAACGGTGCCGCCAGTAATGCAAGAATAGACGGCGTCAGCGTGGCCGGTAAGACAGGTACCGCGGAGAACGGCGAGGACGACCCGTACACTCTCTGGTTCACAGGTTTTGCCCCCGCCGACGACCCCCAGTACGCGATCACGGTGCTGGTGGAAGATGGCGGGGGACTTGGTCAGGAGGGGTACGGCAACTTGATCGCCGCACCCATCGCACAACAGGTACTAGAGGCGGTGCTGAACAAATGA